One window of Methanobacterium alkalithermotolerans genomic DNA carries:
- the cyaB gene encoding class IV adenylate cyclase, whose translation MLEVEVKARIDDFEGIRKKLISMGAKNKGIQRQDDTYFNAPHRDFAKTDEALRIRKIPSDDGMKVYMTYKGSKMDDLSKTRLEVEVMVEDSIKTAKIFECLGFKGEKKVTKDREVYHLKDMIISLDTIHNLGQFIEIEKEIPEGDDYEKVRDEIFQIYEKLGVSEGFERKSYLELLDL comes from the coding sequence GTGCTAGAAGTAGAAGTAAAGGCCCGAATAGACGATTTTGAAGGCATCAGAAAAAAATTGATAAGTATGGGGGCTAAAAATAAAGGTATACAACGGCAGGATGATACTTACTTCAATGCTCCTCATAGGGATTTTGCTAAAACCGATGAAGCGTTACGGATTCGTAAAATACCTTCTGATGATGGCATGAAAGTATACATGACTTATAAAGGTTCGAAAATGGATGATTTAAGCAAAACCCGGCTTGAAGTGGAAGTAATGGTAGAGGATTCAATTAAAACTGCCAAGATATTTGAATGCCTGGGCTTCAAGGGAGAAAAAAAAGTAACCAAAGATAGGGAAGTATACCATTTAAAGGACATGATAATAAGCCTGGATACCATCCATAATTTAGGCCAATTTATTGAAATTGAAAAGGAAATTCCAGAAGGAGATGACTATGAAAAAGTCAGGGATGAAATTTTCCAGATATACGAAAAATTAGGTGTATCTGAAGGATTTGAGCGTAAATCATACCTTGAACTTTTAGATTTGTAG
- a CDS encoding homocitrate synthase family protein, whose protein sequence is MKYYVSPFNKEAKLKFPKNITIYDTTLRDGEQTPGVCLGTPEKLEIAKKLDELGIHQIEAGFPVVSQQEKNSVRSIVNENLDAEILVLSRTKKEDIDVAIDCGVDGVITFMGTSDLHLEHKLKLTREQALNVCMKSIEYAKDHGIFVAFSAEDATRTDLDFLKRIYKKAEEYGVDRIHIADTVGAINPQGMDFLIKELRSHLKTDIALHCHNDFGMALSNCISGLLAGANAISTTMNGIGERAGNTSLEEMVMALKIMYGVDLGFNIKVFYELSRLVEKHTKMVVPHNKPIVGRNVFRHESGIHVDAVIEEPLTYEPFLPELIGHHRRIVLGKHSGCRAVKAKLEACGIEVSKDELCKIVEEVKKSREEGRYINDKLFNQIVKTVRGPVDL, encoded by the coding sequence TTGAAATATTACGTTAGTCCTTTTAATAAGGAAGCTAAACTTAAATTTCCAAAAAATATCACTATATACGATACTACTCTTAGAGATGGAGAACAAACTCCCGGAGTTTGTTTGGGGACCCCTGAAAAATTAGAAATAGCCAAAAAATTAGATGAATTAGGAATTCATCAAATAGAAGCAGGTTTTCCAGTAGTATCCCAACAGGAAAAAAATTCAGTGCGCAGCATAGTAAATGAAAATCTGGATGCAGAAATACTGGTTTTGTCCCGTACCAAAAAAGAAGATATAGATGTGGCTATTGATTGCGGGGTGGATGGGGTAATAACCTTTATGGGAACTTCTGATTTGCATTTAGAACATAAATTGAAGCTCACCAGGGAACAGGCACTTAATGTATGTATGAAATCCATTGAATATGCCAAAGATCATGGGATATTTGTTGCATTTTCAGCTGAAGATGCCACCCGTACTGACCTTGATTTCTTAAAAAGAATTTATAAAAAAGCAGAAGAATATGGAGTGGATCGTATACATATTGCTGATACCGTGGGGGCTATTAATCCTCAGGGTATGGATTTTTTAATTAAAGAGCTAAGATCCCACTTAAAAACAGACATTGCATTGCACTGCCATAATGATTTTGGTATGGCCCTTTCTAACTGCATATCTGGACTTCTAGCTGGAGCAAACGCTATTTCTACTACTATGAATGGAATTGGGGAAAGAGCAGGGAATACTTCCTTAGAAGAAATGGTAATGGCCCTTAAGATAATGTATGGTGTGGATCTGGGATTCAATATAAAAGTCTTTTACGAACTTTCCCGTCTGGTAGAAAAGCATACCAAAATGGTGGTACCTCATAATAAGCCAATTGTAGGTCGAAATGTTTTCAGACATGAATCCGGCATTCATGTGGATGCCGTGATTGAGGAACCACTAACTTATGAACCTTTTTTACCGGAATTAATTGGCCATCATCGCCGAATAGTTCTGGGCAAACATTCCGGTTGCAGGGCGGTCAAGGCCAAATTGGAAGCATGTGGAATTGAAGTTTCAAAGGATGAACTATGTAAAATAGTGGAAGAAGTAAAAAAAAGTAGAGAAGAAGGCAGATATATAAATGATAAGCTCTTCAATCAAATTGTGAAGACGGTAAGGGGCCCTGTAGATTTATAA
- the ahcY gene encoding adenosylhomocysteinase translates to MPYEVKDMSLAPQGKKKIKWVQNHMPVLEHIKKEFEKTRPFEGITIASCLHLEPKTINLGLTLQAGGAEVAMTGCNPLSTQDDATAAGAALGLNMYGWRGENTEEYYQNIHRVLDHQPDILIDDGADMIFLVHRERRELIEKLKGACEETTTGIHRLKAMAKDNALEFPVMAVNDAYTKYLFDNRYGTGQSTFDSIMGATNMLIAGKTAVVCGYGWCGRGIAMRASGLGANVIVTEIDPIRALEAKMDGFRVMKVLEAVKHANILITATGNIDVVSGEDFQNMKDGCIMANSGHFNVEINRDHLVEICQSHTKVKEDIEEFLMKDGRRFYLMAEGRLVNLATEKAQGHPAEIMDLSFSMQALSAKYLLDEKVDPGVLRAPDEIDFHIAQLKLKAMGLEIDELSSRQIEYLNNWDEGT, encoded by the coding sequence TATTAAAAAAGAATTTGAAAAAACCCGACCTTTTGAAGGGATAACTATTGCTTCTTGCTTACACTTAGAACCTAAAACTATAAATTTAGGCCTCACACTTCAAGCTGGAGGGGCAGAAGTGGCCATGACTGGATGTAACCCATTATCGACCCAGGATGATGCCACAGCAGCAGGTGCTGCTTTGGGATTGAATATGTATGGTTGGAGAGGGGAAAATACTGAAGAATACTATCAAAACATCCACCGGGTATTGGACCACCAGCCGGATATTCTTATTGATGACGGGGCAGATATGATATTTTTGGTCCATAGAGAGCGAAGGGAACTTATTGAAAAATTAAAAGGTGCTTGTGAAGAAACCACCACAGGAATTCACCGATTAAAAGCCATGGCCAAAGATAATGCACTTGAATTTCCAGTTATGGCAGTAAATGATGCCTATACCAAATATTTATTTGATAACAGATATGGTACCGGTCAGTCCACCTTTGATTCTATTATGGGTGCTACCAACATGCTTATTGCAGGTAAAACTGCCGTAGTTTGCGGATATGGATGGTGTGGTCGTGGAATTGCCATGCGCGCCTCAGGTCTGGGAGCAAATGTAATAGTAACTGAAATTGATCCTATAAGGGCACTGGAAGCAAAGATGGATGGATTCAGAGTAATGAAAGTTTTAGAAGCAGTTAAACATGCGAATATCCTGATTACTGCTACTGGAAATATTGATGTGGTCTCGGGAGAAGATTTCCAGAATATGAAAGACGGTTGTATCATGGCTAATTCCGGGCACTTCAATGTGGAAATCAATCGGGACCATCTGGTGGAAATTTGCCAGTCCCATACAAAAGTTAAAGAAGATATTGAAGAGTTTTTAATGAAGGATGGAAGAAGATTTTATCTAATGGCTGAAGGTCGTCTGGTTAATTTAGCTACTGAAAAAGCCCAGGGACACCCTGCAGAAATCATGGATCTTAGTTTCTCCATGCAGGCTCTTTCTGCAAAATACTTGTTAGATGAGAAAGTGGATCCCGGAGTATTAAGAGCTCCAGATGAAATTGACTTCCATATAGCCCAGCTAAAACTTAAAGCCATGGGATTGGAAATTGATGAGTTGAGTTCCCGCCAAATAGAATATCTAAATAATTGGGATGAAGGAACCTGA
- a CDS encoding chorismate pyruvate-lyase family protein has protein sequence MDVNVMDEVNRLEKIMGTLSNTQKILLSTDGSVTTILDVLTGGRVNIKTLTQEFIPADHKISRELAIPQGDTVNYRVVVIGHEDPLIHAISYIPLNRIDNDFKEDIIRADIPIGRILKKHQVESRREIKSVKLEEPSADLKTIFNTNSMMLTRTYNIIHNDEILIRIKETFPVTLFDK, from the coding sequence ATGGATGTTAATGTAATGGACGAAGTTAATCGGCTGGAAAAAATTATGGGCACATTGTCCAATACTCAAAAGATTCTTTTGTCTACAGATGGTTCGGTAACCACTATTCTGGATGTTTTGACCGGTGGAAGAGTCAATATAAAAACACTAACTCAGGAATTCATACCTGCAGACCATAAAATATCCCGGGAGCTGGCTATTCCTCAGGGGGATACAGTTAACTATAGGGTGGTGGTTATTGGCCATGAGGATCCATTAATCCATGCCATATCATATATTCCCCTAAATAGGATTGATAATGATTTTAAAGAGGACATTATACGGGCAGATATCCCTATTGGAAGAATTTTAAAGAAACATCAAGTAGAATCCCGCCGTGAAATCAAATCAGTGAAACTGGAAGAACCTTCTGCGGATTTAAAAACAATTTTCAATACAAATTCCATGATGCTCACCCGAACCTATAATATCATTCATAATGATGAAATCCTCATTAGAATCAAAGAAACGTTTCCAGTAACTCTTTTTGATAAATAA
- the fen gene encoding flap endonuclease-1, whose translation MGVKFKDIISAEKIIIKDLDGKIVAIDAANSLYQFLSSIRQRDGTPLMDESGRVTSHLSGILYRTSALVEKGIKPAFIFDGVSHQLKGDTISKRIEVRRESEQKWKNALEKGEIEEARKFAVRSSRMSPEIVKSSKKLLNLMGIPFIQAISEGEAQASYMVQKGDAWAVASQDYDCLLFGAPRIVRNLTISGNLADPELLKLDNILKNLKISREQLIDVALLVGTDFNSGIKGIGAKKGIKIIKSNESLLNAIENLNLDLESDPHILRDIFLKPELKDDYELKWHAPDEEGVIDFLCGEHSFSEERVAGALKKLKNLDSTQKSLEDWF comes from the coding sequence ATGGGAGTAAAATTTAAAGATATTATTTCTGCGGAAAAAATTATCATTAAAGATTTAGATGGTAAAATAGTGGCTATTGATGCTGCTAATAGTTTATACCAATTTTTATCCAGCATACGACAAAGAGATGGCACTCCTCTCATGGATGAGAGTGGAAGAGTAACTTCTCACTTAAGTGGAATACTTTACCGGACTTCTGCCCTGGTGGAAAAAGGTATAAAACCGGCATTTATTTTTGATGGAGTTTCTCACCAGCTCAAAGGAGACACTATTAGTAAAAGGATTGAAGTTCGGCGAGAATCAGAACAAAAATGGAAAAATGCTTTGGAAAAAGGCGAAATTGAAGAAGCCCGTAAATTTGCTGTTAGATCATCAAGAATGTCCCCTGAAATAGTTAAAAGTTCAAAGAAACTCTTAAATTTAATGGGAATTCCTTTTATCCAGGCTATTAGTGAAGGTGAAGCTCAAGCATCTTATATGGTTCAAAAAGGAGATGCATGGGCAGTTGCTTCTCAGGATTATGATTGTTTATTGTTTGGAGCCCCTCGTATAGTGAGAAATCTTACCATCAGTGGCAATTTAGCAGACCCTGAGCTTTTAAAACTGGATAATATCCTTAAAAATCTAAAAATATCCAGGGAACAACTCATAGACGTTGCTTTACTTGTTGGAACTGATTTTAATTCAGGTATAAAGGGTATAGGTGCTAAAAAAGGTATTAAAATAATAAAGAGCAATGAAAGTCTCTTAAATGCTATTGAAAATTTAAACCTGGATCTGGAATCAGACCCTCACATATTAAGGGACATTTTTTTAAAGCCAGAACTTAAGGATGATTATGAATTGAAATGGCATGCTCCTGATGAAGAAGGGGTAATTGATTTTTTATGTGGAGAACATAGTTTTTCAGAAGAAAGAGTCGCAGGGGCCCTTAAAAAATTAAAAAATCTGGATAGTACTCAAAAGAGTCTGGAAGACTGGTTTTAA
- the hacA gene encoding homoaconitase large subunit: MNITEKILARAAGKKEVSPGEIIEADIDLAMTHDGTSPPTIKTFNKIAEKVWDPQKIVIVYDHNLPANNIGSAEFQRITRLFARDQNITNFYNHGEGICHHVLPEKGFVEPGKVIVGADSHTCTYGAFGAFATGMGATDMALVYATGKTWFMVPESYRLEINGSLNYHTTPKDVILKIIGDMGVDGATYKSVEFCGETIESMDVAGRMTICNMAVEMGAKNGIMEPNKPTLEFLNERISHKFQIYTSDRDYEYEKEYYLDVNSMEPQIACPHDVDNVKPLNNVKGTHIDQAFLGSCTNGRLEDLKQAADILKGKRVHDDVRMVVVPASAEIYNLAIQKGIISIFIESGAIVCNPGCGPCLGAHMGVLAPGEVSISTTNRNFKGRMGDPESEVYLANPAVVASSAIQGEISDPSDFIK, from the coding sequence ATGAATATCACAGAAAAAATTTTAGCCAGGGCTGCAGGCAAAAAGGAAGTTTCTCCGGGAGAAATAATAGAAGCAGATATAGACCTGGCCATGACTCATGATGGAACTTCACCCCCTACCATTAAAACTTTTAATAAAATAGCAGAAAAAGTATGGGACCCTCAAAAAATAGTAATAGTGTACGATCATAATCTACCTGCTAATAATATAGGCTCTGCCGAATTTCAGCGCATAACTCGACTTTTTGCTCGGGATCAGAATATAACCAATTTTTATAATCATGGGGAAGGAATATGTCACCATGTTTTACCTGAAAAAGGCTTTGTAGAACCTGGAAAGGTAATTGTAGGGGCTGATTCTCATACCTGTACTTATGGGGCTTTTGGAGCATTTGCAACAGGTATGGGGGCAACTGATATGGCCCTGGTTTATGCAACAGGAAAAACATGGTTCATGGTTCCGGAATCTTATCGTCTGGAAATAAATGGATCTCTGAATTACCATACCACACCTAAAGATGTCATATTGAAGATAATTGGAGATATGGGGGTAGATGGTGCCACCTATAAATCAGTTGAATTTTGTGGAGAAACAATTGAGAGCATGGATGTTGCCGGCAGAATGACTATATGCAATATGGCAGTGGAAATGGGGGCCAAAAATGGCATAATGGAACCTAATAAACCCACTTTAGAATTCTTAAACGAAAGGATTTCCCACAAATTTCAGATTTATACCAGTGATCGTGATTATGAATATGAAAAAGAATACTATCTGGATGTAAATTCCATGGAACCTCAGATTGCTTGTCCCCATGATGTGGATAATGTTAAACCTTTAAATAATGTTAAAGGGACCCATATTGATCAGGCTTTTTTAGGGTCATGCACTAATGGCCGCTTGGAAGACCTGAAACAAGCTGCAGACATATTAAAAGGTAAAAGGGTCCATGATGATGTCAGGATGGTTGTAGTCCCTGCGTCAGCAGAGATATATAATCTTGCAATTCAAAAAGGAATAATAAGCATTTTCATAGAATCTGGAGCCATAGTTTGCAATCCGGGTTGTGGGCCGTGTTTAGGGGCTCATATGGGTGTTTTAGCCCCCGGAGAAGTAAGCATATCCACCACCAACCGTAACTTCAAGGGACGTATGGGTGACCCTGAATCAGAAGTTTACCTGGCAAATCCGGCGGTGGTTGCCTCTTCGGCAATCCAGGGGGAAATATCTGATCCTTCAGATTTTATTAAATAA
- a CDS encoding IGHMBP2 family helicase: protein MGKISIDNYIKQLINLVELEKKAEINAMLREIKYLSPLKREKVGRAINHLNGKITGKELGFNLVKYGRKSQFKTEINAGDLVLISKGDPAKSKLTGTVTEKGNRFIIVALEKVPRWALKEIRVDLYVNDITFRRMIENLEKLNLPTKKALQFFLNPIKSYSREVPESSKSLDIDKNLNASQKTAISMAMNSDDFFLIHGPFGTGKTRTLQEIIVQEIKRGHKVLATAESNTAVDNLVEGLGDDINSVRLGHPQRVSRKNIEKTLAYKVENHPQRSKIKEIEKEIEKIISKRDQNHKPSPGLKRGLSDTQIMLNAVKRRGIRGISPNVIISMARWIELNKKVDEYHLKLRKIESNIVADIIKKSEVVLCTNSSAALDYLKGIKFQVVVVDEASQSTIPSILIPISKARRFILAGDHRQLPPTILNPQCKPLEKTLFEELIRIYPEKSRMLNIQYRMNPVLMQFPNQEFYENEIKASKKVEKINMADLGLKNPEENTSVNKKFEDLIKKILSPQPLLFLDTCSLPHHQEKRSPGSTSIKNIIEADITIIIANIMIKSGIKSEAVGIISPYDNQVKLINPRTPAEVHTVDGFQGREKEIIIISLVRSNEKREIGFLKDLRRFNVSLTRAKRKLIILGDFSTLGSHPTYNRFREYLQEHDFYENARDLIHINNKK, encoded by the coding sequence GTGGGAAAAATTAGTATTGATAATTACATAAAGCAGCTGATTAATCTGGTGGAATTAGAAAAAAAAGCAGAAATAAATGCCATGTTAAGGGAGATTAAATATCTCTCTCCCCTAAAAAGAGAAAAGGTGGGCCGGGCTATAAACCACCTTAATGGAAAGATAACCGGAAAGGAATTAGGTTTTAATCTGGTAAAATATGGCAGGAAATCTCAATTCAAAACTGAAATAAATGCCGGGGATCTGGTTCTTATAAGTAAGGGAGATCCTGCTAAAAGTAAACTCACCGGAACTGTAACTGAAAAGGGAAACCGTTTTATAATAGTGGCCCTGGAAAAAGTCCCCCGGTGGGCTTTAAAAGAAATAAGGGTTGATTTATATGTTAATGATATAACTTTCCGGAGAATGATAGAAAATCTGGAAAAGTTGAATCTTCCCACTAAAAAAGCCCTGCAATTTTTCTTGAATCCCATAAAATCTTATTCCCGGGAAGTACCTGAATCATCAAAATCATTAGATATTGATAAAAATCTTAATGCCTCTCAAAAAACAGCTATTTCTATGGCAATGAACAGTGATGATTTTTTTTTAATACACGGGCCTTTTGGAACAGGTAAAACCAGAACACTGCAAGAAATAATTGTTCAAGAAATAAAAAGAGGCCATAAAGTTCTGGCTACCGCAGAAAGCAATACTGCAGTGGATAATCTGGTTGAAGGTTTAGGGGATGATATAAATTCTGTGCGCCTGGGCCATCCCCAAAGAGTATCCCGTAAAAATATAGAAAAAACACTGGCCTATAAAGTTGAAAATCATCCTCAGCGCTCTAAAATAAAGGAAATAGAAAAAGAAATTGAAAAAATAATATCTAAAAGGGACCAAAACCATAAACCTTCCCCTGGATTAAAAAGAGGTCTTAGTGATACCCAAATAATGTTAAATGCCGTTAAAAGAAGAGGTATTAGAGGAATATCCCCTAATGTGATAATATCCATGGCCCGATGGATAGAGTTAAATAAAAAGGTGGATGAGTACCATCTTAAACTTCGAAAGATAGAATCAAATATAGTAGCCGACATTATTAAAAAAAGTGAAGTGGTTTTATGTACCAATTCGTCTGCTGCACTTGATTATCTAAAGGGTATTAAGTTTCAGGTGGTGGTGGTGGATGAAGCATCACAAAGCACCATACCCAGCATCCTCATACCCATTTCTAAAGCTAGAAGATTTATTTTAGCGGGAGATCATCGCCAGCTACCACCCACCATATTAAACCCGCAATGCAAGCCCTTAGAAAAAACTCTTTTTGAGGAGTTAATTAGAATTTATCCTGAAAAATCACGTATGTTAAATATTCAGTACCGGATGAATCCGGTGTTAATGCAATTCCCTAATCAGGAATTTTATGAAAATGAAATTAAGGCCTCAAAAAAAGTGGAAAAAATTAATATGGCTGATCTGGGATTAAAAAATCCAGAAGAGAATACATCTGTGAATAAAAAATTTGAGGATTTAATAAAAAAGATTTTAAGTCCACAACCTTTGTTATTTTTAGATACCTGCAGTCTACCTCATCATCAAGAAAAGCGATCCCCTGGCTCAACCTCCATAAAAAATATTATAGAAGCCGATATAACCATTATTATCGCAAATATCATGATAAAAAGTGGTATAAAATCCGAAGCGGTGGGCATTATTAGTCCCTATGATAACCAGGTAAAGCTAATCAATCCTCGCACTCCTGCAGAGGTGCACACTGTTGATGGATTTCAGGGCCGGGAAAAAGAAATAATTATAATATCTCTGGTCAGAAGCAATGAAAAAAGAGAAATAGGATTTTTAAAGGATTTGAGGAGGTTTAATGTGAGTTTAACACGGGCAAAAAGAAAATTAATCATTCTAGGAGATTTTTCTACCTTAGGTAGCCACCCCACTTATAATCGATTCAGGGAGTACCTCCAAGAACACGATTTTTATGAAAATGCCCGGGATCTTATCCATATAAATAATAAAAAATAG
- a CDS encoding DUF2119 domain-containing protein encodes MSFFRLIDKGEGPVRLFVGGVHGREGLTTIHALKKIQSSDVKKGKLIIYNCDATKYISTLDKGYYHTPLGKYIVELIHHYKPEVYVEPHCYRPDSYNRLTDLQRQKRIGVPPLIELEKRVLIGSVSPHIRTSLFKREDVCLTLEMPCIHKENNYMDLEPAPHPDLSLELYTKLLKTLAASSTRKNLEKKMSKKYPLQVEKAREYARAFFGEYPPF; translated from the coding sequence ATGAGTTTTTTCCGCCTTATTGATAAAGGAGAAGGTCCTGTCCGGCTTTTTGTAGGTGGTGTGCATGGTAGGGAAGGTTTAACCACAATCCATGCCTTAAAAAAAATTCAGAGTTCTGATGTTAAAAAGGGAAAACTGATAATATACAATTGTGATGCAACTAAATACATTTCCACCCTGGATAAAGGATACTACCATACTCCCTTAGGGAAATATATAGTGGAACTGATACACCATTATAAACCTGAAGTGTATGTGGAACCCCATTGTTACCGGCCGGATAGTTATAATAGATTAACAGATCTACAACGTCAAAAAAGGATAGGGGTTCCCCCCTTAATAGAGCTGGAAAAAAGAGTGCTTATTGGTTCGGTCTCACCTCATATACGCACCAGTTTATTTAAAAGAGAAGATGTTTGTTTAACCCTGGAAATGCCCTGTATTCATAAAGAAAATAATTATATGGATTTAGAACCTGCACCTCATCCCGATTTATCACTGGAATTGTATACAAAACTTTTAAAAACCCTGGCCGCTTCCAGTACCCGGAAAAATCTGGAAAAAAAAATGAGTAAAAAGTATCCGCTGCAGGTAGAAAAAGCCCGGGAATATGCTCGTGCTTTTTTTGGAGAATACCCTCCTTTTTAA